In Homo sapiens chromosome 11, GRCh38.p14 Primary Assembly, one DNA window encodes the following:
- the OR8K3 gene encoding olfactory receptor 8K3 yields MEQHNLTTVNEFILTGITDIAELQAPLFALFLMIYVISVMGNLGMIVLTKLDSRLQTPMYFFLRHLAFMDLGYSTTVGPKMLVNFVVDKNIISYYFCATQLAFFLVFIGSELFILSAMSYDLYVAICNPLLYTVIMSRRVCQVLVAIPYLYCTFISLLVTIKIFTLSFCGYNVISHFYCDSLPLLPLLCSNTHEIELIILIFAAIDLISSLLIVLLSYLLILVAILRMNSAGRQKAFSTCGAHLTVVIVFYGTLLFMYVQPKSSHSFDTDKVASIFYTLVIPMLNPLIYSLRNKDVKYALRRTWNNLCNIFV; encoded by the coding sequence ATGGAACAACACAATCTAACAACGGTGAATGAATTCATTCTTACGGGAATCACAGATATCGCTGAGCTGCAGGCACCATTATTTGCATTGTTCCTCATGATCTATGTGATCTCAGTGATGGGCAATTTGGGCATGATTGTCCTCACCAAGTTGGACTCCAGGTTGCAAACCCCTATGTACTTTTTTCTCAGACATCTGGCTTTCATGGATCTTGGTTATTCAACAACTGTGGGACCCAAAATGTTAGTAAATTTTGTTGTGGATAAGAatataatttcttattatttttgtgcAACACAGCTAgctttctttcttgtgttcatTGGTAGTGAACTTTTTATTCTCTCAGCCATGTCCTACGACCTCTATGTGGCCATCTGTAACCCTCTGCTATACACAGTAATCATGTCACGAAGGGTATGTCAGGTGCTGGTAGCAATCCCTTACCTCTATTGCACATTCATTTCTCTTCTAGTCACCATAAAGATTTTTACTTTATCCTTCTGTGGCTACAACGTCATTAGTCATTTCTACTGTGACAGTCTCCCTTTGTTACCTTTGCTTTGTTCAAATACACATGAAATTGAATTGATAATTCTGATCTTTGCAGCTATTGATTTGATTTCATCTCTTCTGATAGTTCTTTTATCTTACCTGCTCATCCTTGTAGCCATTCTCAGGATGAATTCTGCTGGCAGACAAAAGGCTTTTTCTACCTGTGGAGCCCACCTGACAGTGGTCATAGTGTTCTATGGGACTTTGCTTTTCATGTACGTGCAGCCCAAGTCCAGTCATTCCTTTGACACTGATAAAGTGGCTTCCATATTTTACACCCTGGTTATCCCCATGTTGAATCCCTTGATCTATAGTTTACGAAACAAAGATGTAAAATATGCCCTACGAAGGACATGGAATAacttatgtaatatttttgtttaa